One window of Pseudacidobacterium ailaaui genomic DNA carries:
- the malQ gene encoding 4-alpha-glucanotransferase → MFKGHSSMPSERASGLLLHITSLPSYGGIGDLGPAAYAFADFLAAAKQRLWQVLPLSPTGYGNSPYAALSAFAGNPLLVSLEKLSDWGWMDGARIAGLEGRSGNVRFDVVGQQKVPLLREAARNFLHDHSKPHHQQQWSRFEDYCRTNGTWLDDFVRFTVLRRKFGFTSWNTWPGELAYRNKEALARFDQEHSEELAVERIIQFAFDEQWAELRRYCAERGIRFIGDVAIFVSYDSADVWTHPDIFELKEDLSPLRVAGVPPDYFSKTGQRWGNPLYRWEVLAQRGFDWWVDRIRRAHALYDLIRLDHFRGFEAYWAIPAEEETAVNGEWVKAPGEALFRRLQDALGELPFLAEDLGVITPEVDHLREEFGFPGMRVLQFGFSNRGAHNYLPHRFEKNTVVYTGTHDNDTTRGWWENGATEAERSAVKAYLGPTADGVVWPLIRAAASSVADICLFPAQDILELGSEARMNIPSQSENNWGWRCPENAWTPELAQKLAELTEVTDRDGATGP, encoded by the coding sequence ATTTTCAAAGGACATTCTTCTATGCCATCTGAACGGGCCTCCGGACTTCTGCTTCACATCACATCCCTGCCTTCCTATGGCGGTATTGGCGATCTGGGCCCTGCGGCCTACGCTTTTGCTGATTTTTTGGCCGCCGCAAAACAACGGCTTTGGCAGGTCCTTCCGCTCAGCCCTACCGGCTACGGGAATTCACCGTATGCGGCGCTCTCAGCGTTTGCCGGAAATCCACTGCTTGTTAGTCTGGAGAAGCTTTCAGACTGGGGTTGGATGGATGGTGCCAGGATTGCCGGTCTGGAGGGGCGATCAGGAAATGTACGCTTTGATGTCGTAGGGCAGCAGAAGGTCCCATTGCTACGAGAGGCCGCACGTAACTTTCTTCATGACCACAGCAAGCCGCATCATCAGCAACAGTGGTCGCGATTTGAAGACTACTGCCGCACGAACGGAACATGGTTGGACGATTTTGTTCGGTTCACGGTTCTACGTCGTAAATTCGGCTTTACAAGCTGGAACACCTGGCCCGGGGAGCTGGCCTATCGGAACAAGGAAGCGCTGGCCCGGTTTGACCAGGAGCACAGTGAAGAGCTGGCCGTAGAGCGGATTATTCAGTTTGCGTTTGACGAGCAATGGGCAGAGCTGCGCCGATACTGCGCTGAACGGGGCATTCGATTTATCGGCGATGTGGCGATTTTTGTCAGCTATGACAGCGCGGACGTGTGGACACATCCAGACATTTTTGAGCTGAAGGAAGACCTCTCACCCCTGCGTGTGGCTGGAGTGCCTCCGGATTACTTCAGCAAAACAGGACAGCGATGGGGAAATCCGCTTTACCGGTGGGAGGTGCTTGCGCAGCGCGGCTTTGACTGGTGGGTGGACCGCATCCGGCGTGCCCATGCGCTTTATGATTTGATCCGTCTGGACCATTTCCGCGGCTTTGAAGCATATTGGGCGATTCCTGCAGAAGAAGAAACGGCGGTGAACGGGGAATGGGTCAAGGCCCCGGGTGAGGCATTATTTCGACGGCTGCAAGATGCTCTGGGCGAACTGCCGTTTCTTGCCGAAGACCTGGGAGTTATTACCCCGGAAGTGGACCATCTCCGCGAAGAGTTTGGTTTTCCGGGTATGAGAGTCTTGCAGTTTGGTTTCTCCAATCGAGGAGCACATAATTACCTTCCTCATCGCTTTGAGAAGAATACCGTGGTCTACACGGGCACTCATGATAACGACACGACCCGCGGCTGGTGGGAAAATGGCGCAACCGAGGCAGAACGCTCCGCTGTAAAAGCCTATCTGGGACCGACGGCCGACGGGGTGGTATGGCCGCTCATTCGTGCCGCAGCCAGTTCCGTGGCCGATATCTGTCTCTTTCCTGCTCAGGACATTCTGGAACTCGGCTCTGAGGCGCGCATGAACATACCGTCGCAGTCGGAAAACAACTGGGGTTGGCGCTGCCCGGAAAATGCATGGACCCCGGAACTTGCGCAGAAGCTGGCAGAACTCACCGAGGTCACGGACCGGGATGGGGCTACAGGACCCTGA
- the ileS gene encoding isoleucine--tRNA ligase codes for MSSKPESGSPYPALKETLTLPHTDFPMKANLPQNEPLRLKKWAEENLYAQIRKERKGSPRYLLHDGPPYANGPIHLGHALNKCLKDFIVKSKTMAGFDAPYIPGFDCHGLPIEIKVDEQFGRKKLEMSSTEFLRACREYAQKYVDLQTSQFVRLGVFGQWEKPYLTMSRQYEAKTLEIFYRFFEQGFVYKGLKPVYWCIHDRTALADAEIEYEMHTSPSVYVKYALTSDPAGIDPTLAGKSVSTIIWTTTPWTLPASLAVAFHPELEYVGLEQAGQVYIVAAALAPSVRDNCKLADAREIARFKGKMLEYATFQHPFLDRSILGVLADYVTTDQGTGAVHTAPAHGADDFYTGAKYGLDQACNVDHAGRLRNGLPEYDGLSVFKANGPIIQLLEARGVLLGRNEIYHSYPHCWRCHNPVIFRATEQWFIAIDTPMLKADGTRTTFRQLALDQIRNHIQWDPAWGEDRIANMIETRPDWCISRQRIWGVPIAVFLCNQCHEPLKDPALNRNLVTLIEEEGIEVWHTREVEELLPAATKCRCGSKSFRKEMDILDVWFDSGVSWHAVLEAEPDLAPPADLYFEGGDQYRGWFHTALLTSVAVSEKHQAPYTMVGTSGWTLDEQGRAMSKSLGNVVDPVDIANRLGAETVRLWVASVDFREDVAASENLMQRIADNYRKLRNTFRFLLGNLHGFVPAEHALPYADLLPLDQYILVRTRELAEKVCGQDGKGGWYGDFQFHRAYHAINEFCIVDLSAIYLDVLKDRMYTFAPVSLARRSAQTVLWKIAEALVRMVAPILSLTADEVWQYLPRSEGRPSSVHLTHFYTPDQIAPAHPELLDDWKKLFTVRDEVLRSLEEARKEKRIGKSLEAKIRIAADTDTLVLLKTYASSLKELFNVSQVEIQPGPAAAVEVTTLPADGTKCERCWNFMLDVAPFGVWPKVCARCAEALEQMGYQQTVSV; via the coding sequence ATGTCCTCCAAACCTGAATCCGGCAGCCCGTACCCTGCGCTCAAGGAGACCCTGACGCTGCCGCATACTGATTTCCCCATGAAGGCCAATCTGCCTCAGAACGAGCCTCTCCGTCTGAAAAAATGGGCCGAGGAAAATCTTTACGCCCAGATCCGCAAAGAAAGGAAAGGCTCCCCGCGTTATCTTCTGCATGATGGGCCGCCTTATGCAAACGGGCCGATCCACCTGGGTCACGCGCTGAACAAGTGCCTGAAGGACTTTATCGTCAAATCAAAAACAATGGCGGGGTTTGATGCCCCTTACATTCCCGGTTTTGATTGTCATGGCTTGCCCATCGAAATCAAAGTGGACGAACAATTTGGCCGCAAAAAGCTGGAGATGTCCTCCACTGAATTTCTGCGTGCCTGCCGTGAATATGCGCAAAAGTATGTGGACCTCCAGACAAGCCAGTTTGTCCGGCTGGGTGTCTTCGGGCAGTGGGAGAAGCCTTACCTCACCATGTCCCGACAGTACGAAGCAAAAACTCTTGAGATTTTCTACCGGTTCTTTGAGCAGGGTTTTGTCTATAAAGGCCTGAAGCCCGTTTATTGGTGCATCCACGATCGCACGGCACTGGCAGACGCAGAAATTGAATATGAGATGCATACCAGCCCCAGCGTTTACGTGAAATATGCACTCACCAGCGATCCGGCAGGCATTGATCCTACACTGGCCGGGAAGTCGGTCTCGACCATCATCTGGACGACGACTCCCTGGACGCTGCCTGCATCGCTGGCGGTTGCCTTTCACCCGGAGCTGGAGTATGTCGGGCTGGAACAGGCCGGTCAAGTCTATATCGTGGCTGCTGCGCTGGCCCCGTCGGTACGTGACAATTGCAAACTGGCAGATGCACGAGAAATCGCGCGATTTAAAGGGAAAATGCTGGAGTACGCTACCTTTCAGCACCCGTTTCTCGACCGCAGCATCCTCGGCGTCCTCGCCGATTACGTCACTACGGACCAGGGCACGGGCGCAGTCCACACGGCGCCGGCGCATGGAGCCGACGACTTCTACACCGGGGCAAAATATGGATTAGACCAGGCCTGCAATGTTGATCACGCGGGCCGTCTCCGGAATGGGCTGCCAGAATATGATGGCCTATCGGTATTCAAGGCCAATGGTCCCATCATTCAACTGCTGGAAGCGCGCGGCGTCCTGTTAGGCCGTAACGAAATTTATCATTCTTATCCGCATTGCTGGCGTTGCCACAACCCGGTCATCTTCCGGGCGACGGAACAGTGGTTCATCGCCATCGATACGCCGATGCTGAAGGCTGATGGGACGAGGACCACTTTCCGCCAGCTGGCTCTGGACCAAATCCGAAATCATATTCAGTGGGACCCGGCCTGGGGCGAAGACCGTATCGCGAACATGATTGAAACCCGTCCCGACTGGTGCATCTCACGCCAGCGTATCTGGGGGGTTCCGATTGCGGTCTTTCTCTGCAATCAGTGCCATGAGCCCTTGAAAGACCCGGCGCTGAATCGCAACCTGGTTACTCTGATTGAAGAGGAAGGGATAGAAGTTTGGCACACGCGCGAGGTGGAAGAACTTCTACCTGCGGCAACCAAATGCCGGTGCGGCTCCAAAAGTTTCCGCAAAGAGATGGACATTCTTGACGTCTGGTTTGACTCCGGCGTTAGCTGGCACGCCGTGCTTGAGGCCGAACCCGACCTTGCTCCACCTGCCGATCTTTACTTTGAAGGGGGAGACCAATACCGCGGCTGGTTCCATACTGCCCTGCTTACATCGGTTGCAGTCAGTGAAAAGCACCAGGCGCCGTATACGATGGTGGGCACCTCAGGCTGGACCCTGGATGAACAGGGCCGCGCGATGTCGAAATCGTTGGGCAATGTGGTGGACCCTGTGGACATCGCCAATCGCCTGGGAGCTGAAACGGTGCGTTTGTGGGTGGCCTCGGTTGACTTCCGAGAGGATGTTGCGGCCAGCGAAAATCTTATGCAGCGTATTGCGGACAACTATCGCAAGCTGCGCAACACCTTCCGCTTTCTGCTGGGCAACCTGCATGGATTTGTCCCGGCTGAACACGCACTACCCTATGCAGACCTGTTGCCGCTGGACCAGTACATCCTGGTACGCACGCGAGAACTGGCGGAAAAAGTGTGTGGCCAGGACGGCAAGGGTGGATGGTATGGGGACTTTCAGTTTCATCGTGCTTACCATGCCATCAATGAGTTCTGCATTGTGGACCTGAGCGCCATCTATCTTGATGTTCTGAAAGACCGTATGTACACTTTCGCCCCAGTCAGTCTCGCCCGCAGGTCCGCGCAAACGGTCCTGTGGAAAATTGCTGAAGCGTTGGTGCGCATGGTCGCCCCGATTCTGAGCCTTACGGCAGATGAGGTCTGGCAATATCTGCCACGGTCAGAAGGCCGGCCTTCCAGTGTTCATCTGACACATTTTTATACGCCAGACCAGATTGCTCCGGCCCATCCTGAGCTGCTGGATGACTGGAAGAAGCTCTTTACAGTACGCGATGAGGTCTTGAGAAGTCTTGAAGAGGCGCGCAAAGAAAAGCGGATTGGCAAATCGCTGGAAGCGAAAATCCGGATTGCCGCGGACACAGATACTCTGGTGCTCCTGAAAACCTATGCATCCAGTCTGAAAGAGCTGTTCAATGTCTCTCAGGTAGAAATCCAGCCCGGACCCGCCGCTGCGGTGGAGGTAACAACTTTGCCTGCCGATGGCACAAAGTGCGAGCGCTGCTGGAATTTCATGTTGGATGTGGCCCCCTTTGGCGTATGGCCCAAGGTCTGTGCCCGCTGTGCAGAGGCTTTGGAACAGATGGGGTATCAGCAAACTGTAAGTGTGTAA
- a CDS encoding peptidyl-prolyl cis-trans isomerase, whose amino-acid sequence MIRFLQKDSRIVKWIFIVIIAVSCITMVITLVPGIFSDTTTGSDTYATIRSGGVFGRFFGSGDQVPMQDVQMIAQRMMQRQQLPDFVLPYMVQRVGQGLIQQHIELEEARRLGIHVTDDDLRNFLHTGMWGQVLFPNGQYIGDDRYASLVSENFGISREKFESELKKELTEQRLRALITAGVTVSDQQVRDAYTQQATKIKFQYAVLSADDLRKQINPTDTELQAFFKQNAARYARAIPEKRKIEYVAFTTANLPGGAPQVTDAEVQQYYNQHQSEYHVDDQVKVRHILIKVDPNADAKADAAAKQKAEDILKQLHNGANFADLAKKYSDDPGSKDQGGELGFIKHGVTVPEFDKAAFALQPGQISDLVRTKYGYHIIQTEEKQAAHTRPLDEVKPEIVAMLTRQKEAQAEQAFANQLAQEAQKSGLEKTAQAHHLQVVTTDYLEQSAIVPGLADGSQLLSSAFSAKPGSAPLVASIGDGYAVFQVKDIQSAHAPTFEEYKSHVLDDYRDEQLPQLLARKTNELADKAHAENDLEKAAKEVGATVKTSDLVGRDAQVPDVGQLSSVAPGLFDLTPGQISKAINTGRTGVVAKLLDKQLPTPDDIKKNFESTRDALLNQQRDQMYEVFLSSLMEKYEKEGRIRINRRVQQS is encoded by the coding sequence ATGATTCGTTTCCTTCAAAAAGACAGCCGCATCGTCAAATGGATTTTTATTGTCATCATCGCTGTTTCCTGCATCACGATGGTGATCACACTCGTTCCTGGTATCTTCAGCGATACCACGACAGGTTCTGATACGTACGCCACCATTCGCAGCGGCGGGGTCTTCGGGCGTTTTTTTGGCTCGGGAGATCAGGTCCCGATGCAAGATGTGCAGATGATTGCGCAACGGATGATGCAGCGTCAGCAGCTTCCTGACTTTGTGCTGCCATACATGGTGCAGCGCGTCGGCCAGGGGCTGATCCAGCAGCATATTGAGCTGGAGGAGGCCCGGCGTCTGGGAATCCATGTGACAGACGACGATCTGCGGAATTTCCTGCATACAGGGATGTGGGGACAGGTGCTGTTTCCGAATGGCCAATACATCGGCGACGACCGATATGCCAGCCTGGTCTCTGAAAACTTTGGGATTTCCCGCGAAAAATTTGAGAGTGAGCTTAAGAAGGAGCTGACGGAGCAACGTCTGCGGGCATTGATTACAGCTGGTGTCACGGTTTCCGACCAGCAGGTACGGGATGCTTATACGCAGCAGGCCACCAAAATCAAGTTTCAGTATGCAGTGCTCAGCGCCGACGACCTGCGCAAGCAAATCAATCCTACTGACACTGAGCTGCAAGCCTTCTTTAAGCAGAATGCTGCGCGCTATGCCCGGGCCATTCCGGAGAAGCGCAAGATCGAATATGTTGCTTTTACCACAGCCAATCTTCCCGGAGGAGCGCCTCAGGTTACGGACGCGGAGGTGCAGCAGTACTATAACCAGCACCAGAGCGAGTATCACGTAGACGACCAGGTCAAAGTCCGTCACATTCTGATTAAGGTGGATCCAAATGCCGATGCCAAAGCTGATGCTGCGGCAAAGCAGAAGGCAGAAGACATTCTGAAGCAGCTGCACAATGGTGCAAACTTTGCCGACCTGGCCAAGAAATATTCAGATGATCCTGGCAGTAAGGACCAGGGCGGGGAACTTGGGTTTATCAAGCACGGTGTAACGGTCCCGGAGTTTGACAAGGCCGCCTTTGCATTGCAGCCCGGGCAGATTTCGGATCTGGTCCGCACCAAATACGGTTATCACATCATTCAGACTGAAGAGAAGCAGGCGGCCCATACCCGTCCCCTGGATGAAGTGAAGCCGGAAATTGTGGCGATGCTCACGCGCCAGAAAGAAGCCCAGGCCGAGCAGGCATTTGCAAATCAGCTTGCTCAGGAAGCCCAGAAGAGCGGGCTGGAAAAGACGGCGCAGGCGCATCACCTGCAGGTGGTCACCACCGACTACCTGGAACAATCTGCCATTGTCCCGGGGCTTGCCGATGGCTCCCAGCTCCTGAGCAGCGCGTTTTCCGCCAAACCTGGATCGGCACCTCTGGTAGCATCCATCGGAGACGGATATGCCGTTTTCCAGGTGAAGGACATTCAATCCGCCCATGCCCCTACGTTTGAGGAATACAAGTCGCATGTGCTGGACGACTACCGGGACGAGCAGCTGCCCCAGTTGCTGGCCCGTAAGACGAATGAACTTGCCGACAAGGCCCATGCCGAGAACGATCTCGAAAAGGCAGCGAAGGAAGTCGGGGCCACGGTCAAGACCAGTGATCTGGTGGGCCGCGATGCTCAGGTACCTGACGTAGGACAGCTTTCCTCCGTGGCCCCTGGACTCTTTGATCTCACTCCAGGGCAAATCAGCAAGGCCATCAACACCGGCCGTACAGGAGTCGTCGCCAAACTGCTGGACAAGCAGCTTCCTACTCCGGACGACATTAAGAAAAACTTTGAATCTACGCGCGATGCTTTGCTGAACCAGCAGCGGGACCAGATGTATGAAGTTTTTCTTTCCAGCCTGATGGAAAAGTATGAAAAGGAAGGCCGCATCCGGATCAACCGGCGAGTGCAGCAGTCCTAG
- a CDS encoding metallophosphoesterase, which translates to MGVITLEKKPVLTRRRFLGLSALSAAGLGLYAGEIARHEIDVVPLTIRIPGLPEVFRGFRLIQISDIHIMEFTEPSFLRLVLHQVNALKADLVVLTGDFVSYGPIQSKRAVQWAYECGQLLTHVHCQVRYAILGNHDGVVGQEAVTDALTTHGIPVLANESIPMEREGKRFWLAGTTDALEGKPKPDFVKAFPKTAKADGEPVILLAHEPDVAPEAAKHGYQLMLSGHTHGGQVRLPFVPPVYLPPLGKNYLAGHFQVGPMQLYVNRGIGAVGVPFRLNCPPEITVITLETA; encoded by the coding sequence ATGGGCGTTATAACGCTTGAAAAGAAGCCCGTTCTTACCCGCCGCCGTTTCCTTGGACTCTCCGCCCTGTCTGCTGCCGGGTTGGGGCTTTACGCTGGTGAAATTGCGCGCCACGAGATTGATGTCGTCCCTCTCACCATCAGGATTCCGGGCCTGCCGGAGGTCTTTCGAGGCTTTCGCCTGATACAGATTTCTGACATCCACATCATGGAATTCACCGAGCCCTCCTTCCTTCGGCTGGTTTTACATCAGGTAAATGCCCTGAAGGCAGATCTGGTGGTTCTGACAGGCGATTTTGTGAGCTATGGACCCATCCAGAGTAAACGGGCGGTCCAATGGGCCTATGAATGCGGTCAACTGTTGACACATGTTCATTGCCAGGTGCGGTATGCCATTCTGGGAAACCATGACGGAGTGGTGGGGCAGGAGGCAGTCACCGACGCGCTGACCACACATGGAATTCCAGTGCTGGCGAATGAATCCATCCCGATGGAGCGCGAAGGAAAGCGCTTCTGGCTGGCCGGTACGACAGACGCACTTGAGGGAAAGCCAAAGCCGGACTTCGTCAAGGCCTTTCCCAAGACGGCGAAGGCGGATGGCGAGCCTGTCATCCTTCTGGCCCATGAGCCGGATGTGGCCCCGGAAGCCGCAAAGCATGGGTACCAACTCATGCTTTCCGGCCACACTCATGGTGGACAGGTACGTCTTCCCTTTGTGCCCCCTGTGTATCTTCCGCCGCTGGGAAAAAACTATCTTGCGGGGCATTTTCAGGTAGGCCCGATGCAGCTTTATGTCAATCGAGGCATTGGCGCGGTGGGGGTCCCATTCCGGCTGAATTGCCCCCCTGAGATTACCGTCATCACGTTGGAGACGGCCTGA
- a CDS encoding PIG-L deacetylase family protein, protein MPYRLLCVTAHPDDESGAFGGALLLAHAQGALTSVVCLTEGSAGSFRGEGTSDEELARIRRQEMAAAAKVLGITHSEVMHFPDGALDRQDFFELVAVLVAKVRAFRPHVVLTFGGEGGVNLHRDHTVVSLATTAAFHWAARSAIFPDAGPPYAPQKLYYSSPPFISVFQSNEGADTARVPHSLTLELGKWKEKKIEAFRQHVTQHGVLERVSSFIDKAFGYERYLLAASKSKDLLEDTGLFAGVTED, encoded by the coding sequence TTGCCATATCGCCTGTTATGTGTCACAGCGCACCCGGATGACGAGAGCGGCGCTTTCGGAGGTGCTCTTTTGCTGGCCCATGCCCAGGGTGCCCTGACCAGCGTCGTGTGCCTGACCGAAGGGTCTGCGGGCAGTTTTCGCGGCGAGGGCACCAGCGATGAAGAGTTGGCGCGGATCCGGAGGCAGGAGATGGCCGCGGCGGCGAAGGTTCTGGGTATCACCCATTCCGAGGTGATGCATTTTCCAGACGGAGCGCTCGACCGGCAGGACTTTTTTGAGCTGGTGGCGGTTCTGGTGGCCAAAGTACGGGCATTTCGTCCTCATGTCGTACTCACCTTTGGCGGAGAGGGAGGCGTCAACCTGCATCGGGACCATACGGTTGTCTCTCTGGCGACAACGGCGGCCTTCCATTGGGCAGCACGCAGCGCGATCTTTCCCGACGCCGGGCCGCCCTATGCTCCGCAGAAGCTCTACTACTCCAGCCCGCCATTCATCTCCGTATTCCAATCAAACGAAGGCGCCGATACAGCGCGTGTGCCACATTCGCTCACTCTGGAATTAGGTAAGTGGAAGGAAAAGAAAATAGAAGCTTTCCGCCAGCATGTGACCCAGCATGGAGTGCTTGAGCGCGTCAGCAGCTTTATCGACAAGGCCTTCGGATATGAGCGGTACCTGCTGGCAGCGTCGAAAAGCAAGGACCTGCTGGAAGATACGGGGTTGTTTGCAGGGGTGACGGAGGACTAG
- a CDS encoding energy transducer TonB, with translation MGNQVLTPPELEPGKSRPQEEEPELLIEADGSMWQSLLRNLRDAFSAKQPPLQLTSKPDTNGELVETIEEEPIWKSLWANLQDALFPKKLPPLELTSKPAETTALLNIKRDPKSSAYSILAHALVIGLIVLAIIEMRIHAKPVQKTQVTAVDVSPYIPMAPAKDVMGGGGGGGNHELVDASKGKLPKFDKQQITPPQKLLVDKPKIPVPPTVVMPNIKMPDTNMPNLGIPQSSQVALASQGQGAGSGFGRGSGGGLGPGNGNGIGPGSGGGTGGGIYHPGGGVSAPQVIYAPDPEFSDEARRAKYQGICVVALIVDAQGNPQNVHVVRPLGMGLDEKAVEAVKQYKFKPAMFQGHPVPVEVNVEVNFRIY, from the coding sequence ATGGGCAATCAGGTTTTGACACCTCCGGAACTGGAGCCAGGAAAAAGCCGGCCTCAGGAAGAAGAGCCAGAACTTCTTATCGAAGCTGACGGCTCTATGTGGCAGTCTCTTCTGAGGAACCTGCGCGACGCCTTTTCTGCCAAGCAGCCTCCACTGCAGTTGACTTCAAAACCCGACACAAACGGGGAGTTGGTGGAGACCATCGAAGAAGAGCCCATCTGGAAATCTCTCTGGGCCAATCTCCAGGACGCCCTCTTTCCCAAGAAGCTCCCACCACTGGAGCTGACCTCCAAGCCGGCCGAAACAACTGCGCTGCTGAACATAAAGCGGGACCCGAAATCCAGTGCCTATTCAATCCTTGCGCACGCCCTGGTCATCGGTTTGATTGTGCTGGCCATCATCGAAATGCGGATCCACGCCAAACCCGTACAGAAGACCCAGGTGACCGCAGTGGACGTATCTCCCTACATTCCGATGGCCCCGGCGAAGGACGTCATGGGTGGCGGCGGTGGCGGCGGAAACCACGAACTGGTGGATGCTTCGAAGGGCAAGTTGCCGAAGTTTGACAAGCAGCAGATTACTCCACCCCAGAAACTGCTGGTGGACAAACCGAAGATCCCGGTGCCCCCGACTGTTGTCATGCCCAACATCAAGATGCCGGACACCAATATGCCGAATCTAGGCATCCCGCAATCCAGCCAGGTTGCGTTGGCGTCTCAGGGGCAGGGGGCAGGTTCGGGATTTGGCAGAGGGAGTGGTGGCGGCCTCGGTCCTGGGAACGGAAACGGTATCGGACCTGGCTCTGGTGGCGGCACGGGTGGCGGAATCTATCATCCGGGTGGAGGTGTCTCTGCCCCGCAGGTGATTTATGCACCTGATCCGGAGTTCTCTGACGAAGCCCGCCGGGCCAAATATCAGGGCATCTGTGTTGTCGCTCTGATTGTCGATGCGCAGGGCAACCCGCAGAATGTGCATGTTGTCCGTCCGCTGGGTATGGGGTTGGACGAAAAGGCCGTTGAGGCGGTCAAGCAATATAAATTCAAGCCTGCGATGTTTCAGGGACATCCGGTTCCAGTGGAAGTAAACGTAGAAGTAAACTTCAGAATCTACTAG